From the genome of Geobacter sp. SVR, one region includes:
- a CDS encoding ABC transporter permease subunit: MKKNFTLASRRRDRIAEWLIKIGGVLVIVSVVWILVMIAQVALPLFFPPGATAVAAPQLASQTGQPLALGIDETRQRVFTIDQEGTLHIIDTATGAVVESMRVPGAPAPGHKVVSIDRNGSSTCNLLWDNGAVTSLAVSFGYERKGDHSTAVSHTIAENTEMSFPPQTPVPQRSFVRAIEGKGVVRVDLTPHGVLVTHRVVEKDFLGNEKVNNSRVELKDAAPAPISAAAVDQKGHYLYAGTERGELLRWDIAEAGQARLVETVNVTADKRPVTALTLVQGGISVAIGDSSGAVSTWFPVRTSGSGDDKSLTRIHPLRPHAAAITGIIASPRDKSLVSADDRGTIHIDHTTAERSLLTLRVAQSAAMMALSPQGHALCVLDKAGKLHVWKLDIPHPDVSFGTLFRKVWYEGYERPEFVWQSSAATDDYEPKMSLVPLVFGTIKATLFAMLFAVPLALFGALYTSQFMSPTLKGRVKPVVEIMAAIPSVVVGFLAGLWLAPLIDQVVLAFFTSIVLIPLMLLVTIIFWRQIKPYSKLGRMLRGNEFALLVPVVLIGICLSYLLGGVVETYCFGGDFKQWLFSTMGIRYDQRNSMIIAIALGFAVIPIIFTIAEDALSNVPRNLSAASLALGASRWQTAWRVVLPSALPGVFSAVMIGFGRAVGETMIVLMATGNTPIMSWSVFNGLRSLSANIAVEIPEAPLNSSLYRTLFLSAVLLFVFTFIINTAAEALRQRFRKKYGRY, from the coding sequence ATGAAAAAAAACTTTACCCTAGCTTCGCGCCGTCGTGACCGTATTGCCGAATGGCTGATCAAAATCGGCGGAGTGCTGGTGATCGTGTCGGTTGTCTGGATCCTGGTGATGATCGCCCAGGTCGCCCTGCCGCTCTTCTTCCCCCCCGGAGCAACCGCGGTGGCCGCTCCGCAGCTTGCGTCCCAGACCGGCCAGCCGCTGGCCCTCGGCATCGACGAAACTCGGCAACGGGTATTCACGATCGACCAGGAGGGGACCCTTCACATAATCGACACTGCCACCGGTGCGGTCGTGGAGAGCATGAGGGTTCCGGGAGCCCCTGCGCCGGGGCATAAGGTCGTTTCCATCGACCGGAACGGCAGCAGTACCTGTAATCTGCTGTGGGACAACGGCGCAGTGACGTCGCTGGCCGTTTCGTTCGGGTACGAACGGAAAGGGGACCATTCCACCGCGGTTTCCCACACGATTGCCGAAAATACGGAGATGTCCTTTCCGCCGCAGACTCCTGTTCCGCAACGCTCCTTTGTGCGTGCCATCGAAGGCAAGGGGGTCGTACGCGTCGATCTGACCCCTCACGGGGTGCTGGTGACGCATCGTGTGGTGGAGAAGGATTTTCTCGGCAACGAGAAGGTGAACAACAGCAGGGTTGAACTCAAGGACGCCGCACCGGCGCCCATTTCGGCCGCAGCAGTGGACCAGAAGGGACATTACCTGTACGCTGGCACCGAGCGGGGCGAGCTGCTGCGCTGGGACATCGCCGAAGCGGGGCAGGCCCGGCTGGTCGAAACCGTCAATGTAACCGCGGACAAACGGCCGGTCACGGCGCTGACCCTGGTACAGGGGGGCATCTCGGTCGCCATCGGCGACAGCAGCGGAGCCGTCTCAACGTGGTTCCCGGTCAGGACTTCCGGCTCAGGGGACGACAAGAGCCTGACCCGCATCCATCCCTTGCGACCGCATGCCGCAGCGATAACCGGAATCATCGCTTCACCCCGGGACAAATCACTGGTGTCTGCCGATGACCGCGGCACGATCCATATCGACCATACCACCGCTGAACGAAGCCTGTTGACGTTGCGCGTTGCCCAGTCGGCGGCAATGATGGCGCTCTCTCCCCAGGGGCATGCCCTGTGCGTGCTGGACAAGGCGGGAAAGCTGCACGTGTGGAAGCTGGACATCCCGCATCCCGATGTGTCGTTCGGCACCCTGTTCCGCAAGGTGTGGTACGAGGGCTATGAGCGGCCCGAGTTTGTCTGGCAGTCCTCGGCAGCCACCGACGATTACGAGCCGAAGATGAGCCTGGTGCCGCTGGTATTCGGCACGATCAAAGCGACATTGTTCGCCATGCTGTTTGCCGTGCCGCTGGCGCTGTTCGGCGCGCTCTACACCAGCCAGTTCATGTCGCCGACCCTTAAGGGGCGGGTCAAACCGGTGGTCGAGATCATGGCCGCCATCCCGTCGGTGGTGGTCGGCTTCCTGGCAGGACTCTGGCTGGCTCCGCTGATCGACCAGGTGGTACTGGCCTTCTTCACCAGCATCGTGCTGATCCCGCTGATGCTGTTGGTGACGATCATCTTCTGGCGTCAGATCAAGCCCTATTCCAAGCTGGGACGGATGCTGCGCGGCAACGAATTCGCCCTGCTGGTGCCGGTGGTGCTGATCGGCATCTGCCTCTCCTACCTGCTGGGAGGGGTGGTGGAGACGTACTGCTTTGGCGGGGATTTCAAACAGTGGCTGTTCAGCACCATGGGCATCCGCTACGACCAGCGCAACAGCATGATCATCGCCATCGCTCTCGGTTTTGCCGTGATCCCGATCATCTTCACCATTGCCGAAGATGCGCTCTCCAATGTGCCGCGCAATCTTTCGGCCGCCTCCCTGGCCCTGGGCGCCAGCCGCTGGCAGACCGCCTGGCGGGTGGTGCTCCCTTCGGCCCTGCCGGGGGTGTTTTCGGCCGTCATGATCGGCTTCGGCCGCGCCGTGGGCGAAACCATGATCGTACTGATGGCCACCGGCAACACCCCGATCATGAGCTGGAGCGTATTCAACGGACTGCGTTCGCTTTCGGCCAATATCGCGGTGGAGATACCCGAGGCGCCGCTGAACAGCTCGCTCTATCGGACCTTGTTTCTGTCTGCGGTGCTGCTGTTCGTCTTCACCTTTATCATCAACACGGCTGCCGAGGCGCTGCGTCAGCGCTTCCGCAAGAAGTACGGCCGATATTGA
- a CDS encoding PstS family phosphate ABC transporter substrate-binding protein yields MLKKTVATALLLLSTVAAAHAEKVKVDAKIPTYKSTAGVSGNLNSVGSDTLNNLMTYWAEGFKKKYPSVNIQIEGKGSGTAPPALIAGTSQLGPMSREMKSSEIEQFEKKFGYKPTKIGVALDSLAVFVNKDNPIKSLSLDEVDAIFSKTHKRGLPEATTWGQLGVTGKLAAMPISLYGRNSASGTYGYFKEHALKNGDYKPTVKEQPGSASVVEGVARDLGGIGYSGIGYATSGVRAVPLSDKKGGPVAEATYQNVLAGKYPMSRMLYIYVAKKPGEPLPKVVEEFLKYVLSKEGQEIVVKDGYDPLTANLAADQLKHLK; encoded by the coding sequence ATGTTGAAGAAGACAGTTGCAACCGCTCTGCTGCTGCTTTCAACGGTAGCGGCGGCACATGCCGAAAAAGTGAAGGTCGATGCCAAGATCCCGACCTACAAAAGCACGGCCGGTGTGTCCGGCAACCTGAACAGCGTCGGCTCGGACACCCTCAATAACCTGATGACCTACTGGGCCGAAGGTTTCAAGAAGAAATACCCGAGCGTCAACATCCAGATCGAGGGCAAGGGCTCCGGTACCGCGCCACCGGCCCTGATCGCCGGCACCTCCCAGCTCGGCCCCATGTCCCGCGAGATGAAGAGCTCCGAAATCGAGCAGTTCGAGAAGAAATTCGGCTACAAGCCGACCAAGATCGGCGTGGCACTGGACTCGCTGGCCGTGTTCGTCAACAAGGACAACCCGATCAAGAGCCTGTCGCTGGACGAAGTGGATGCGATTTTCTCCAAGACCCACAAACGCGGACTGCCCGAAGCCACTACCTGGGGCCAGCTCGGGGTGACCGGGAAGCTGGCAGCCATGCCGATCAGCCTCTATGGCCGCAACTCCGCCTCGGGTACCTATGGTTATTTCAAGGAGCACGCCCTCAAGAATGGCGACTATAAGCCCACGGTAAAGGAACAGCCCGGTTCTGCTTCGGTTGTTGAAGGAGTTGCCAGGGACCTGGGCGGCATTGGCTATTCCGGTATCGGCTATGCCACCTCGGGCGTACGCGCCGTACCCCTTTCCGACAAGAAGGGTGGCCCCGTGGCCGAAGCAACCTACCAGAACGTACTTGCCGGCAAATATCCCATGAGCCGCATGCTCTACATCTACGTGGCCAAGAAGCCGGGCGAACCGTTGCCCAAAGTGGTGGAAGAGTTCCTGAAGTATGTGCTGTCCAAGGAAGGCCAGGAGATCGTCGTGAAGGACGGTTATGATCCCCTGACCGCCAACCTGGCCGCAGACCAGCTCAAGCACCTGAAATAA